A single window of Synechocystis sp. PCC 7509 DNA harbors:
- a CDS encoding sigma factor translates to MANLNSTITLQTEQNLIEVCQRMLCAPNKEALTHSEKRSGDRAFAELLKRYNRWIWKQINSIPRLDSDDAYSAALEGFQKAIATFNLTTGNALASWAYHCVRGALGTVLRDQLGQAARVEKLAATTSLVYEDELRDPYEEGLCCKKW, encoded by the coding sequence ATGGCTAACTTAAATAGTACAATTACACTTCAAACCGAGCAAAATTTAATTGAAGTTTGTCAAAGAATGCTTTGCGCTCCAAACAAAGAAGCATTAACGCATAGTGAAAAGCGCTCAGGAGATCGCGCCTTTGCCGAACTTCTTAAGCGATATAACAGATGGATTTGGAAGCAAATCAACTCGATTCCTAGGTTAGACTCAGATGATGCTTACTCAGCAGCGCTTGAGGGCTTCCAAAAGGCGATCGCTACATTCAACTTGACCACTGGAAATGCGCTGGCATCATGGGCTTATCATTGTGTGCGAGGCGCATTGGGGACAGTGTTACGCGATCAGCTTGGTCAAGCAGCTAGAGTCGAAAAACTTGCAGCCACTACTTCGCTTGTCTACGAAGATGAGCTTAGAGATCCTTATGAAGAAGGGTTGTGTTGCAAAAAATGGTAG
- a CDS encoding IS6 family transposase has product MNSKSPFKWRHYQSEIILRCVRWYLSYPLSYRQVTEMVNERGLDIHHSTVFRWVQEYSPEMDKRVRPYLKLTNDSWRVDETYILVKGKQKYLYRAVDSAGNTLDFLLTAKRDAKAAKRFLRKTLKAIHTSVPRVITVDKNPAYPKAINVLKAANKLPEVVKLRQIKYLNNIVEQDHRGIKRLVKPGMGFGSFNTARRTIRGYETLNMVRKGQVIGVPRGAIKERLVFIYQIFGVVA; this is encoded by the coding sequence ATGAATTCTAAATCCCCCTTCAAGTGGCGGCATTATCAGTCAGAAATCATCCTACGTTGTGTTCGGTGGTATCTAAGCTATCCGCTTTCCTATCGCCAAGTAACAGAGATGGTGAACGAGCGGGGATTAGATATACATCACAGCACCGTCTTCCGTTGGGTGCAAGAATATAGTCCAGAAATGGACAAACGAGTCAGACCGTATCTAAAGCTTACTAATGACTCATGGCGGGTAGATGAAACCTATATTTTGGTCAAAGGCAAGCAGAAGTATTTATACCGAGCAGTCGATTCGGCAGGGAACACCTTAGACTTCCTCCTCACAGCGAAGCGGGATGCGAAAGCGGCGAAACGGTTTTTGCGTAAGACATTGAAAGCAATTCACACTTCCGTACCAAGAGTCATCACTGTGGATAAGAACCCTGCTTATCCAAAAGCGATTAACGTACTCAAAGCTGCCAATAAGTTACCCGAAGTAGTGAAATTACGACAGATTAAATATCTCAATAATATTGTGGAGCAAGACCATCGGGGGATAAAACGATTAGTCAAACCAGGAATGGGATTTGGCTCCTTCAACACTGCAAGAAGAACCATTCGGGGATATGAAACTCTGAACATGGTTAGAAAAGGACAAGTTATTGGTGTTCCCAGGGGAGCCATCAAAGAGCGACTTGTCTTTATCTATCAAATCTTTGGGGTAGTTGCATAA
- a CDS encoding PDDEXK nuclease domain-containing protein, with product MSNDRASIAEGYDDFLRDLKQRIRSAQVRAVLAVNRELVLLYWQIGRDILTRQQQQGWGAKVIERLSADLRSSFSEMKGFSRTNLLYMRAFAEAYPDKVFVQQAAGQIPWFHNCTLLDKVKNPTERLWYIQQTIEYGWSRNILVHQIESGLYRRQGKATTNFDRTLPKPQSELAQQLLKDPYNFDFLSLGKDALERDLERALIDHIRDFLLELGVGFAFVGSQYHLEVGGQDFYIDLLFYHLRLRCYVVVDLKMSDFQPEFSGKMNFYLSATDDLLRHPDDQPSIGIILCKSKNQAIAEYALRDLNKPIGVSAYQLQSALPEQLKSSLPTIEELEDVLETVSVEATNEE from the coding sequence ATGTCAAATGACCGAGCTTCAATAGCTGAAGGCTACGATGACTTCCTCCGCGACCTCAAACAACGTATCCGCAGCGCTCAAGTACGGGCGGTACTTGCTGTTAACCGCGAGTTGGTATTACTTTACTGGCAGATTGGGCGGGACATCCTGACGAGACAACAGCAGCAAGGCTGGGGAGCTAAAGTAATTGAGCGCTTGTCTGCGGACTTACGCTCATCGTTTTCAGAAATGAAGGGTTTTTCAAGGACAAATCTTCTCTATATGAGAGCATTTGCTGAAGCTTACCCAGATAAGGTATTTGTCCAGCAAGCTGCTGGACAAATACCTTGGTTTCACAACTGCACTCTCCTAGACAAAGTAAAAAATCCTACCGAGCGGCTGTGGTACATCCAGCAGACAATCGAATACGGTTGGAGTCGCAACATTTTAGTTCATCAAATTGAAAGCGGACTGTACCGCCGCCAGGGAAAAGCAACTACTAACTTTGACCGAACTCTGCCTAAGCCCCAATCGGAACTAGCGCAGCAGTTGTTGAAAGACCCTTATAATTTTGACTTTCTAAGTTTAGGAAAGGATGCACTAGAACGCGACTTGGAACGGGCTTTGATAGACCACATCCGCGATTTCTTATTAGAGCTAGGGGTCGGGTTCGCCTTTGTAGGTAGCCAGTACCATCTTGAAGTAGGAGGACAAGACTTTTACATCGACCTGCTGTTCTATCATCTACGTTTGAGATGCTATGTGGTCGTCGATCTAAAAATGTCAGATTTTCAGCCAGAGTTTTCGGGCAAGATGAACTTTTATCTCTCAGCCACCGACGACTTGCTACGCCACCCGGACGACCAACCTAGTATTGGGATAATTTTGTGTAAAAGTAAAAATCAGGCGATCGCTGAGTATGCTTTGCGCGATCTCAATAAACCGATTGGCGTTTCTGCCTACCAACTTCAAAGTGCATTGCCAGAACAATTGAAAAGCAGTTTGCCAACAATCGAAGAATTGGAAGATGTTTTAGAGACGGTTTCAGTAGAAGCCACCAATGAAGAATGA
- a CDS encoding helicase-related protein, with the protein MVSSGFESDKQMMNLPPTWFESRITHDQIRSCFSAGKEEIRIASGFFTIRGWGLIRNTTDGKRVYLLVGIDEPGEERARAVLVKEILHDLATGRDRDRRQSVQDLVEKMESGLLRMVDARATSHHGKLYIVDRSIAIVASANTTGRGFLEQKEAGGLYGPSLIERFIEQYGNQNITPALIEQLHHFMQMMVANYVCKFDEYFAIAKDITQELLEALKRWLQLASPWDIYLKTILALEEVTDVKSSYTKTPVSYQQDMIAQTLRQIRQHSGSMLVASTGLGKTVVGVHVAIHLKAEDLIDKVIVICPNAVRSIWKREMCAASIYSEFFNLEILDKKDSKEAHALEDWAEIERNIKNSRWLLIFDESHKLRKRYPNNFKNKRYREKDKKERKAFTRIKKLVESGNVKVLLLTGSPYATEIDNINTQLLLLPHTNLSHALLPEFVDGCSWRISEIDEFINDFPVGSQLTTPHVARYYGKTDSEGVHIDFNGTKKYVPELILHSIYVPLPLENEIAQVINEGYFHLSTPHPIYRKNIETQVKTSWSSSLLAIQNTLERTIDTPGGDKQFPFAKSQKSKFARSKSERQTALLPIINQLSQLNYDQDWKLQTLITLLKKHIEQEKAIIFCERLITAFYLEQALNILMPDLRIFSTVIKNPQGAVDYDNEYIQKDHTLIETAIEKFAPIANNAVGRHQETYNIFIATDAYGIGVNMQDASVVFNYDIAWTPIEPIQRAGRILRLWDSPRQVQVYTFIPTVTTSIDLKYELLNIKQRWQNLVERHGESQKIIDLPVLTNNTVEEIYLPNLAPQKVVIESGSFKLDVADDKDVSPFFKHTAKLQLNRHYAQAIHNDIISAKLYNGHSPLIYVLLKHNDKYYWSVYEPTTKRLREPTAIKLLDLIQCTQDTEVAWVESELIEELSDDCISAWCNQHDVDEKEIVRECALYLKPQQEGDVAKDWLNSL; encoded by the coding sequence TTGGTTTCATCCGGCTTTGAATCCGACAAGCAAATGATGAATTTACCGCCAACATGGTTTGAATCGCGTATTACCCACGATCAAATTCGTTCTTGTTTCTCTGCGGGTAAAGAAGAAATTCGCATCGCCTCTGGATTTTTCACCATCAGGGGTTGGGGGTTAATTCGCAACACCACAGATGGGAAGCGCGTCTATCTTCTTGTCGGTATAGATGAACCAGGAGAAGAACGAGCTAGGGCTGTTTTAGTCAAAGAAATTCTACATGACTTAGCAACAGGGCGAGATCGAGATCGCCGACAAAGCGTGCAGGACTTAGTAGAAAAAATGGAGTCTGGTTTACTACGGATGGTAGATGCGCGCGCTACGTCTCATCACGGCAAACTCTACATTGTGGATCGCTCCATAGCCATTGTTGCTTCCGCTAATACAACAGGACGCGGTTTTCTTGAGCAAAAAGAAGCTGGTGGTCTTTATGGTCCTTCGCTAATTGAACGCTTTATTGAACAATATGGCAATCAAAACATTACTCCTGCTCTGATAGAGCAACTCCATCACTTTATGCAAATGATGGTAGCTAATTATGTATGTAAATTTGATGAGTATTTTGCTATTGCCAAAGATATCACTCAGGAGTTACTTGAAGCGTTAAAACGCTGGTTACAACTAGCTTCACCTTGGGATATTTATCTCAAAACTATTCTAGCTTTAGAAGAAGTCACTGATGTTAAGAGCAGCTATACCAAAACTCCAGTTTCGTATCAACAAGATATGATTGCTCAAACCCTAAGACAAATACGGCAGCATAGCGGGTCAATGCTAGTTGCATCGACTGGGCTAGGGAAAACCGTAGTAGGAGTTCATGTAGCCATACATCTTAAAGCTGAAGACTTAATTGATAAAGTAATTGTTATTTGTCCCAATGCTGTCCGAAGCATTTGGAAACGTGAAATGTGTGCGGCTAGTATCTACTCTGAATTCTTTAATCTTGAAATTTTAGATAAAAAAGATTCTAAAGAAGCTCATGCTCTTGAAGATTGGGCAGAGATCGAGCGAAATATTAAAAATAGTCGGTGGCTACTGATATTTGATGAGAGTCATAAACTGAGAAAACGGTATCCTAATAACTTTAAAAATAAAAGATATAGAGAAAAAGATAAAAAAGAGCGCAAAGCTTTTACTCGCATCAAGAAACTTGTTGAATCTGGCAATGTCAAAGTTCTGCTTTTAACAGGTTCTCCTTATGCTACAGAAATTGACAATATAAATACTCAGTTGTTACTTCTACCTCATACTAATTTGAGCCATGCTTTGTTGCCTGAATTTGTAGATGGATGCTCATGGCGTATTTCTGAAATTGATGAATTTATCAATGATTTTCCTGTGGGATCTCAATTAACTACTCCTCACGTAGCTAGGTATTATGGAAAGACTGATTCTGAAGGAGTACACATTGATTTTAATGGCACGAAAAAATATGTTCCCGAACTAATTCTTCATAGTATTTATGTTCCTTTACCTCTAGAAAATGAGATAGCTCAAGTCATCAATGAGGGCTATTTTCATCTAAGTACACCCCATCCTATATACCGAAAAAATATAGAAACTCAAGTCAAAACTAGCTGGAGCAGTTCTCTTTTAGCAATTCAAAATACACTGGAGCGTACTATTGATACTCCAGGCGGCGATAAACAATTTCCTTTTGCTAAAAGTCAAAAATCTAAATTTGCTCGTTCTAAGTCAGAGCGCCAGACAGCATTGCTACCGATAATTAACCAACTATCGCAGCTAAACTACGATCAAGACTGGAAACTCCAAACCCTTATTACTTTGTTGAAAAAACACATTGAGCAAGAAAAAGCAATTATCTTTTGTGAGCGTCTTATTACAGCATTTTACTTAGAACAAGCTCTCAACATTTTGATGCCGGATTTGAGAATATTCAGCACTGTAATTAAAAACCCTCAAGGGGCTGTAGATTATGACAATGAATATATCCAGAAAGATCATACGCTTATAGAGACAGCTATTGAGAAATTTGCGCCTATAGCTAATAATGCGGTAGGGCGACATCAAGAAACTTATAATATTTTTATTGCCACAGATGCTTATGGAATTGGCGTTAATATGCAAGACGCATCTGTTGTTTTCAATTATGATATTGCTTGGACTCCCATTGAGCCAATTCAGAGAGCCGGACGAATCTTACGTTTGTGGGATTCTCCGCGTCAGGTACAGGTATATACTTTTATTCCTACAGTAACAACGTCAATTGACCTTAAATATGAATTACTAAATATTAAGCAACGATGGCAAAATCTGGTAGAGCGGCATGGCGAATCCCAAAAAATTATTGATTTACCAGTGTTAACCAATAACACAGTTGAAGAAATTTATCTGCCAAATTTAGCTCCACAGAAAGTAGTGATTGAGTCAGGGAGTTTTAAACTTGATGTGGCTGATGATAAAGATGTCTCACCTTTCTTTAAGCACACAGCAAAGCTGCAACTCAATCGCCATTATGCTCAAGCAATTCACAACGATATTATTAGTGCCAAGCTCTATAACGGTCATAGTCCGCTAATCTACGTTTTACTTAAGCACAACGACAAATATTATTGGTCTGTGTATGAACCTACAACTAAAAGACTGCGTGAGCCAACGGCTATCAAACTCCTTGATTTAATCCAATGCACTCAAGATACTGAAGTAGCTTGGGTTGAATCAGAGTTGATAGAAGAGTTAAGCGATGATTGCATTAGCGCCTGGTGTAATCAACATGACGTTGATGAGAAAGAAATAGTAAGGGAGTGTGCTTTGTACTTAAAACCCCAACAGGAAGGAGATGTGGCAAAAGATTGGCTAAATTCCCTATAA
- a CDS encoding Uma2 family endonuclease, whose protein sequence is MLTNLTNLTLEQFWTLPEGETAYELIDGQAIPKVSPKYFHSSLQRALLRLFDAWCPGNGRIRPEWSVILKRNGSPWVPTPDLTYISYARLPKSWKRNEACPIPCDLAIEIISPDQTFKQLADKALDYIKAGVLRVWVIDPETFSITVFLRDGSRSSFSGDAKIIDALLPGLEITPKVIFEEAELL, encoded by the coding sequence ATGCTAACCAACCTCACCAATCTAACTCTCGAACAATTCTGGACATTGCCAGAAGGAGAGACTGCTTACGAATTAATAGACGGACAAGCCATACCCAAAGTGTCACCTAAATATTTTCATTCCTCGCTGCAAAGAGCATTGCTGAGGCTATTTGATGCTTGGTGTCCTGGTAATGGACGAATTAGACCAGAGTGGTCAGTTATCCTAAAACGCAATGGTTCGCCTTGGGTTCCTACTCCTGATTTAACTTACATTTCCTATGCTCGTTTACCTAAAAGTTGGAAACGCAATGAAGCTTGTCCTATACCCTGCGATTTAGCAATTGAGATTATTTCCCCAGACCAAACATTTAAGCAGTTAGCAGACAAAGCCCTTGACTACATCAAGGCGGGGGTATTGAGGGTATGGGTTATAGATCCTGAAACTTTTAGCATTACAGTTTTCTTAAGAGATGGTTCGCGCTCCTCATTCTCCGGCGATGCCAAAATTATTGATGCGCTGCTGCCTGGTTTAGAAATAACACCAAAAGTTATTTTTGAGGAAGCCGAACTACTTTGA
- a CDS encoding GIY-YIG nuclease family protein → MRKPNYFDATKMRSHGQARKCPQFMKEVFFTPRTPSEPIKGMGWIEINDDAVKRLGIHHLYKCMFRGGNFEIIGPDGLKFNAYLDNPYGFGGRHKKRFIVHSHGEAVLLLVQKKLTIDAVLHFVRSWAKPDARLITPGKRVINLSSEYADLPSYVYFIFNSECNAIKIGFAKDVLKRLAALQTSSPGQLELLGVIKTHSARTAKQLEGTLHQQFAQLHISDEWFKAEKTLLNYLKEVTQMNVGSNGLD, encoded by the coding sequence TTGAGGAAGCCGAACTACTTTGACGCAACTAAGATGCGATCGCACGGGCAGGCGCGAAAATGTCCACAATTTATGAAGGAAGTTTTCTTTACACCGCGAACTCCCTCTGAGCCTATCAAGGGTATGGGGTGGATAGAAATAAATGATGATGCCGTAAAGCGGCTAGGTATTCATCATTTATATAAATGTATGTTTCGTGGTGGCAATTTTGAGATTATTGGACCAGATGGGTTGAAGTTCAATGCCTACCTGGATAATCCTTACGGTTTTGGAGGTCGTCATAAGAAACGCTTTATTGTACATAGTCATGGAGAGGCAGTTTTGCTTCTTGTGCAGAAGAAATTAACTATCGATGCAGTGCTACATTTTGTCCGCAGTTGGGCAAAGCCTGATGCTAGACTTATCACCCCTGGGAAACGAGTAATAAATCTCAGCAGTGAGTATGCTGATTTACCTAGTTATGTCTACTTCATCTTCAACTCTGAATGCAATGCAATCAAAATTGGCTTTGCTAAGGATGTGCTTAAGCGTTTAGCAGCGCTCCAAACCAGCAGCCCTGGTCAACTTGAACTACTTGGAGTAATTAAAACCCACAGCGCTAGAACTGCTAAACAATTGGAGGGGACGTTACACCAGCAATTTGCCCAATTGCATATAAGTGACGAGTGGTTTAAAGCAGAGAAAACACTACTCAACTATCTGAAAGAGGTGACTCAGATGAATGTGGGTAGTAATGGATTGGATTAA